A genomic region of Cotesia glomerata isolate CgM1 linkage group LG9, MPM_Cglom_v2.3, whole genome shotgun sequence contains the following coding sequences:
- the LOC123271796 gene encoding transcription initiation factor TFIID subunit 9-like, protein MEVGKNPQMAVIIDSIIKSMGIEDYDPSVVQQLLEFVYRHVTGVIESGKVFARHANKKFLDSSDISFALKIKSEVCDVKVGPMMTSSLKELARVHNSVPLKFVKPKDGLRLPADHYCSTAVNYKLKPGQPSQTVNRSGGESWGVSGKSGVGARPVQTVSARRPTIQKNPSLMTFKPVIKFSSASSVNSEVKTKAPSVDMEVERSAKRKRGIDDHDYDLGYLLN, encoded by the exons atggaaGTCGGAAAAAACCCGCAAATGGCTGTGATAATCGATTCAATTATCAAGAGCATGGGCATCGAGGACTACGACCCATCTGTGGTCCAGCAGCTGCTGGAATTTGTCTACCGACACGTCACGGGAGTGATCGAGAGTGGAAAAGTCTTTGCAAGACacgcaaataaaaaattcctcgACAGTTCTGACATCAGTTTcgcgttaaaaataaaatccgaAGTGTGCGACGTGAAGGTTGGTCCGATGATGACCTCCTCTTTGAAGGAGCTGGCCAGAGTTCACAACAGCGTCCCTCTGAAATTCGTCAAGCCAAAGGACGGATTGCGGCTGCCGGCAGATCATTACTGCTCCACTGcggttaattataaattaaagccTGGGCAGCCTTCGCAAACTGTCAACAGAAGTGGGGGTGAAAGTTGGGGAGTCAGTGGAAAATCCGGGGTTGGAGCTAGACCTGTGCAAACTGTGAGTGCCAGAAGACCGACAATTCAGAAGAATCCTTCGCTGATGACTTTTAAGCCGGTTATCAAATTTTCTAGTGCTAGTTCTGTTAATAGTGAGGTTAAGA CTAAGGCGCCATCTGTTGACATGGAAGTTGAACGCAGCGCCAAGAGAAAGCGCGGGATTGATGATCATGATTATGATTTGGGATATTTGttgaattaa